From Xyrauchen texanus isolate HMW12.3.18 chromosome 36, RBS_HiC_50CHRs, whole genome shotgun sequence, one genomic window encodes:
- the LOC127629494 gene encoding E3 SUMO-protein ligase ZBED1-like yields MNPSVENPGGDGESEDVTTLVQKKGAHSTVWNFFGFKPEDDAQRVIICKQCFCIVAAPQGNTTNLYNHLKRHHKIQYELAMKDKGATSQNTSRQTTQTSITQTLYGASPYPPSSQRHKEITNAITYHLAKDMAPINIVQNEGFKAMIKTLDKRYSLPSCNYFSSVALPGLYTQCRTTVEEEMLNMQYFAATTDLWSSRTMEPYLSLTVHFITNDFNMRSRCLQTTFFPADHTGEELAQGLKDSLNSWSLEEDKMVCITTDSGANIVKAASLNKWTRLQCFGHRLHLAIDNAMKDSRIDRAVGLCKKLLAYFSHSWKRRRELAIAQKELNLPEHQLKTECPTRWGSRQAMVQRVLEQQTAIGHVLSADRKARHLTPTWQDIEVLEVINKTLTPLADFTDALSGEQYVTISSVKPVLHLFETMMAVQEDDTGLARSIKSKILHYLKEKYSDPHTQELLDIATVLDPRFKLNYVSEDNKVSVKDRLKNEMTSIGMQSPPQLTPAPSLRCPP; encoded by the exons ATGAACCCCAGTGTGGAAAATCCTGGTGGCGACGGTGAGAGTGAGGATGTAACAACATTGGTACAGAAAAAAGGAGCACATTCCACCGTGTGGAACTTTTTCGGATTTAAACCTGAAGACGATGCGCAAAGAGTTATAATTTGCAAGCAGTGCTTTTGCATCGTCGCAGCACCACAAGGTAATACCACTAATCTATACAATCACCTCAAACGTCACCACAAAATACAGTACGAGTTAGCCATGAAAGACAAGGGAGCCACATCTCAAAATACCAGCCGCCAAACCACGCAAACTTCCATAACTCAGACGTTGTACGGAGCATCGCCATACCCTCCAAGTTCCCAGCGGCACAAAGAGATAACAAACGCCATCACTTATCATTTAGCTAAAGACATGGCTCCAATCAACATAGTTCAAAACGAGGGATTTAAGGCAATGATAAAGACTTTGGACAAGCGCTACTCGTTGCCCTCTTGCAACTATTTTTCATCCGTTGCACTTCCAGGTCTATACACCCAGTGTCGAACTACAGTCGAGGAAGAAATGCTAAATATGCAGTACTTCGCGGCAACAACAGACCTATGGTCAAGCCGAACCATGGAGCCGTATTTAAGCTTGACAGTGCATTTCATAACGAATGACTTCAACATGAGGAGCCGCTGTCTACAGACGACGTTCTTCCCCGCTGATCACACTGGCGAGGAACTGGCACAGGGACTAAAGGACAGTCTCAACTCCTGGAGTTTGGAAGAGGACAAAATGGTGTGCATCACCACAGACAGTGGAGCAAACATTGTAAAAGCAGCCTCCCTGAACAAGTGGACAAGGCTTCAATGTTTTGGCCATAGGCTACATCTGGCTATAG acAATGCAATGAAAGATTCCCGGATTGACCGTGCTGTGGGTCTTTGTAAAAAGCTTTTGGCCTACTTCAGCCATAGTTGGAAGCGGAGGAGGGAGCTTGCTATTGCCCAAAAGGAGCTCAACCTGCCTGAACACCAGCTTAAAACGGAGTGCCCAACAAGATGGGGATCCCGACAAGCTATGGTCCAGAGGGTCCTTGAACAGCAAACTGCTATTGGACATGTTCTCTCTGCTGACCGGAAGGCTAGACACCTGACACCAACCTGGCAGGATATCGAAGTCCTTGAAGTGATCAACAAGACACTCACCCCACTGGCAGACTTTACTGATGCTCTGTCAGGAGAGCAGTATGTTACTATCTCCTCAGTCAAGCCGGTCCTCCACCTTTTTGAGACAATGATGGCAGTGCAGGAAGATGATACAGGTCTTGCACGATCAATTAAGTCGAAAATCCTGCATTACCTTAAAGAAAAGTATAGTGATCCACACACTCAGGAGCTGCTCGACATAGCCACAGTATTGGATCCACGTTTTAAACTGAACTATGTCAGCGAGGACAACAAAGTCAGtgtcaaggacagactgaagaaTGAGATGACTAGCATTGGTATG CAAAGTCCCCCACAACTGACCCCAGCGCCCAGCCTTCGCTGCCCCCCGTAG
- the cuedc1b gene encoding CUE domain-containing protein 1b, whose protein sequence is MTSLFRRSSSNGGSRGGGGSGSGDLNNSRPNRQVRRLEFNQAMEDFKIMFPTMDYEVIECVLRSNNGAVDATIDQLLQMSIDGQGSDDSSDSDDSIPPEILERTLEPDSSDEEPPPVYSPPTYDMHIYDRKYPDAPPDPPPRFEAQPPPGQRQVEGYKNWNPPLLGNLPDDFLRILPQQLDSIQGSQSSISQPSSSTSCSSVPQKAVTVVASEQERKLKQYLEDERIALFLQNEEFMKELQRNREFLIALERDRLKYESKKSKSSHSSASTENSTGDHYASGSIEACTAVSDDALFRDKLKHMGKSTRKKLFEIARGFSEKTKRRKSKRRTLLRHHSLGAANSTANLLDDVEGNPIDEESQLRRLAVQEEEEPHKEPLS, encoded by the exons ATGACCAGCCTTTTCAGACGCAGCAGCAGTAATGGAGGGTCTCGGGGTGGTGGAGGCTCAGGATCAGGTGATCTCAACAATTCCAGGCCCAACCGGCAAGTTCGACGGCTGGAGTTCAACCAGGCCATGGAGGACTTTAAAATCATGTTCCCCACCATGGACTATGAGGTGATCGAGTGCGTGCTCCGCTCCAACAACGGAGCTGTAGACGCCACCATCGATCAGCTCCTGCAGATGAGCATTGacgggcagggctcagatgacaGTTCTGATTCGGACGACAGTATCCCACCAGAG ATTCTAGAGCGGACCCTCGAGCCGGACAGCTCAGATGAGGAGCCGCCCCCGGTCTACTCCCCACCAACATATGACATGCACATATATGACAGGAAATACCCCGATGCCCCTCCTGACCCTCCACCCAG ATTTGAGGCCCAGCCTCCTCCAGGACAAAGGCAAGTTGAAGGTTACAAAAACTGGAATCCACCGTTACTTGGCAACCTGCCTGATGACTTCCTGCGAATCCTGCCTCAACAATTGGACAGTATACAG GGCTCTCAGAGTAGCATCTCCCAGCCATCTTCCTCCACCTCTTGTTCCTCAGTACCCCAGAAGGCCGTGACTGTGGTGGCTTCTGAGCAGGAGCGCAAACTGAAGCAATATTTGGAGGACGAGCGCATTGCTCTCTTCCTACAAAACGAGGAGTTCATGAAAGAGCTACAGAGGAACCGAGAGTTCCTCATTGCCTTGGAAAGAG ATCGATTGAAATACGAGTCAAAGAAATCCAAATCCAGTCATTCATCAGCTAGCACGGAGAACTCCACAG GTGACCACTATGCTTCTGGATCCATAGAAGCATGCACAGCAGTCTCAGATGACGCTCTGTTTAGAGACAAGCTAAAGCACATGGGGAAAT CAACCAGGAAGAAGCTGTTTGAAATCGCCAGAGGGTTCTCAGAAAAGACGAAGCGAAGGAAGTCTAAAAGAAGAACATTGTTGCGGCATCACTC ATTGGGTGCAGCCAACTCCACTGCCAACCTCCTAGATGATGTTGAAGGAAACCCAATTG ATGAAGAAAGTCAGCTCAGACGATTAGCTGTTCAGGAAGAGGAGGAGCCACACAAAGAACCACTATCATG
- the vezf1b gene encoding vascular endothelial zinc finger 1b isoform X1 → MEPSWSSFLFQHTNEALHHQHQNSLLPLLNSGNEPLDQKPVLPIPLDQKPTVSDLLKDNMSSGAGGRGGGGGSGGGGPVVVKKEPKSKTPFICGYCNKAFRDSYHLRRHESCHTGIKMVSRPKKTTTAPTMVPLISTVPRDNNGIPSYVSTVAGILTTATTSASTGIGVMSALPQQQPAIPKKPPKPVKKNHGCEMCGKAFRDVYHLNRHKLSHSDEKPFECPICHQRFKRKDRMTYHVRSHDGGVHKPYICSVCGKGFSRPDHLSCHVKHVHSTERPFKCQVTACTSAFATKDRLRSHMIRHEGKITCNICGKMLSAAYITSHLKTHGQANFNSPCNKDSNNVCNSSSAMPVTPSSASNTTAMNRGSISNTVTIAAQMNITTNTVNITSPIGLQHPVTITAPVNIASVNIPATAPMNIAHPVAITSPMSMNITGPLNIAMRSMDSMSFLSQVLPSSPPW, encoded by the exons CATACCAATGAAGCCCTCCACCACCAGCATCAGAACAGCCTGCTGCCGCTGCTCAACTCTGGGAATGAGCCACTGGATCAAAAGCCTGTTCTTCCCATTCCTCTCGACCAGAAGCCCACGGTCAGTGACCTACTCAAGGACAACATGTCCAGTGGGGCAGGTGGAAGGGGAGGAGGAGGGGGCAGTGGCGGCGGTGGTCCGGTGGTTGTAAAGAAGGAGCCCAAGTCAAAAACCCCCTTCATATGCGGCTACTGCAACAAGGCATTTCGAGACAGCTACCACCTGAGGCGGCACGAGTCCTGTCACACGGGCATTAAGATGGTGTCACGGCCCAAGAAGACAACCACGGCGCCCACCATGGTGCCTCTCATTTCCACTGTGCCACGGGACAACAACGGAATTCCCTCCTACGTGTCCACAGTGGCAGGCATCCTCACCACGGCCACCACCTCGGCATCCACGGGCATTGGTGTTATGTCGGCCCTGCCTCAGCAACAGCCAGCCATACCCAAAAAGCCCCCCAAACCGGTGAAGAAGAACCACGGCTGCGAGATGTGTGGTAAAGCCTTCCGCGATGTCTACCACCTCAATCGTCACAAGCTCTCACACTCAGATGAGAAGCCTTTCGAGTGCCCCATCTGTCACCAGCGCTTCAAGAGGAAGGACCGTATGACCTACCACGTGCGCTCTCATGACGGCGGCGTGCACAAGCCATATATCTGCTCCGTTTGTGGGAAGGGCTTCTCTCG ACCAGATCATCTTAGCTGTCATGTCAAGCATGTGCACTCCACAGAACGACCCTTTAAATGCCAAGTAACA GCCTGTACATCAGCCTTCGCTACCAAAGACCGTCTGCGCTCACACATGATAAGGCATGAGGGCAAGATCACCTGCAACATCTGTGGGAAGATGCTGAGCGCCGCCTACATCACTAGCCACCTCAAAACCCACGGGCAGGCCAACTTCAACTCCCCCTGTAACAAAG ACTCTAACAACGTGTGCAACTCTTCTTCAGCCATGCCAGTCACTCCTTCTTCTGCATCCAACACTACGGCCATGAACCGCGGCAGTATTAGCAACACCGTCACCATCGCCGCCCAGATGAACATCACCACCAACACGGTTAACATCACCTCCCCCATTGGCCTGCAGCACCCGGTCACCATCACTGCTCCAGTCAACATCGCCTCCGTCAACATCCCAGCCACGGCACCAATGAACATCGCCCACCCTGTCGCCATCACCTCGCCCATGTCAATGAACATCACCGGTCCCCTCAACATCGCCATGCGTTCGATGGATAGCATGTCTTTCCTCTCACAGGTCCTGCCTTCCTCCCCACCATGGTAA
- the vezf1b gene encoding vascular endothelial zinc finger 1b isoform X2: MEPSWSSFLFQHTNEALHHQHQNSLLPLLNSGNEPLDQKPVLPIPLDQKPTVSDLLKDNMSSGAGGRGGGGGSGGGGPVVVKKEPKSKTPFICGYCNKAFRDSYHLRRHESCHTGIKMVSRPKKTTTAPTMVPLISTVPRDNNGIPSYVSTVAGILTTATTSASTGIGVMSALPQQQPAIPKKPPKPVKKNHGCEMCGKAFRDVYHLNRHKLSHSDEKPFECPICHQRFKRKDRMTYHVRSHDGGVHKPYICSVCGKGFSRPDHLSCHVKHVHSTERPFKCQVTACTSAFATKDRLRSHMIRHEGKITCNICGKMLSAAYITSHLKTHGQANFNSPCNKAMPVTPSSASNTTAMNRGSISNTVTIAAQMNITTNTVNITSPIGLQHPVTITAPVNIASVNIPATAPMNIAHPVAITSPMSMNITGPLNIAMRSMDSMSFLSQVLPSSPPW, from the exons CATACCAATGAAGCCCTCCACCACCAGCATCAGAACAGCCTGCTGCCGCTGCTCAACTCTGGGAATGAGCCACTGGATCAAAAGCCTGTTCTTCCCATTCCTCTCGACCAGAAGCCCACGGTCAGTGACCTACTCAAGGACAACATGTCCAGTGGGGCAGGTGGAAGGGGAGGAGGAGGGGGCAGTGGCGGCGGTGGTCCGGTGGTTGTAAAGAAGGAGCCCAAGTCAAAAACCCCCTTCATATGCGGCTACTGCAACAAGGCATTTCGAGACAGCTACCACCTGAGGCGGCACGAGTCCTGTCACACGGGCATTAAGATGGTGTCACGGCCCAAGAAGACAACCACGGCGCCCACCATGGTGCCTCTCATTTCCACTGTGCCACGGGACAACAACGGAATTCCCTCCTACGTGTCCACAGTGGCAGGCATCCTCACCACGGCCACCACCTCGGCATCCACGGGCATTGGTGTTATGTCGGCCCTGCCTCAGCAACAGCCAGCCATACCCAAAAAGCCCCCCAAACCGGTGAAGAAGAACCACGGCTGCGAGATGTGTGGTAAAGCCTTCCGCGATGTCTACCACCTCAATCGTCACAAGCTCTCACACTCAGATGAGAAGCCTTTCGAGTGCCCCATCTGTCACCAGCGCTTCAAGAGGAAGGACCGTATGACCTACCACGTGCGCTCTCATGACGGCGGCGTGCACAAGCCATATATCTGCTCCGTTTGTGGGAAGGGCTTCTCTCG ACCAGATCATCTTAGCTGTCATGTCAAGCATGTGCACTCCACAGAACGACCCTTTAAATGCCAAGTAACA GCCTGTACATCAGCCTTCGCTACCAAAGACCGTCTGCGCTCACACATGATAAGGCATGAGGGCAAGATCACCTGCAACATCTGTGGGAAGATGCTGAGCGCCGCCTACATCACTAGCCACCTCAAAACCCACGGGCAGGCCAACTTCAACTCCCCCTGTAACAAAG CCATGCCAGTCACTCCTTCTTCTGCATCCAACACTACGGCCATGAACCGCGGCAGTATTAGCAACACCGTCACCATCGCCGCCCAGATGAACATCACCACCAACACGGTTAACATCACCTCCCCCATTGGCCTGCAGCACCCGGTCACCATCACTGCTCCAGTCAACATCGCCTCCGTCAACATCCCAGCCACGGCACCAATGAACATCGCCCACCCTGTCGCCATCACCTCGCCCATGTCAATGAACATCACCGGTCCCCTCAACATCGCCATGCGTTCGATGGATAGCATGTCTTTCCTCTCACAGGTCCTGCCTTCCTCCCCACCATGGTAA